The sequence GTGGATGGCCAGGAGATGCACCTGCACATGCTCTCGTTCGACACAGAGCTCGACAATGCCATCAATCAGCAGGGCGAGGCATGGAGCAACAAGACCTATCTGGAATTGAAGGCTTTCCACAACGAGGAGGATGGACAGTTCTTCTCGAACTACGACTCAGAGCTTTGCGACTTCAATGTGTTTTGGAACTTTGTTTATACAGGCACACCCCGCGCTCTGAAAAACAAGGTGAATGCCAACAACGTAGGCAATGGATTCTCAACCCGACTGGCAGCTATTCCCATGCCCTCAACCCACTTCGAGATGCTGAAACGTGAGGAGTTGGAAGATGCGAACGTAGAGCCTGAGGAGCACAAAACCCTGCGCATGTGGGCCGAGCGATTAGACTCTACCCATGGCGAACTGCCCATTGGCAAACTGGTAGAAAGCACCTACGAATGGGCCAAGGAGCACATGGAAGAAGCCGAGGAGGACCAGTCGAAAACCGACGAACTGTTGCTTAAGCGTGTACCCTACTATGGCATCGCCGTAAGCGTACCTTTCATTATGATGCGCCATTGGGATGAGTGGCAGCAGCACCACACCCTCACTCTCGACGACACCGACCTGTACTTGTGCCGTTTGGCCATGAACATCCAGTTCGCATGCCAGCGCCATTTCTTTGGCAAATACTGGGATTACTACTTTATGCAGCAGGCTAACTGCATTAGCTATCCCACCCGCAAGCGCCACACCAAACTGATGCGTTCGCGTTACAGTGTTCTACCTGATGAATTCAGCGTGCCTTCCATGCAGATATTCCTAGGCGTGTCCCAGCGTACCGCCGAAAAGATGATAGAGCGCTGGCTCAACGATGGCTACATCAAGCGCATAGAACCCGGCAGGTACCAGAAATTATATCTCGAGCTAACATAATTGCTTATTGCAATTAAACTTTCTACCACTTACAACATCTAAGATTTACAGCATTATCTAACAATTACAACTATATCAAACAAACAGTGAAATGAAAAGGCTTTTAACTTTAACCATCGCGGCGATGATGGGGGCAAGTGTGTTTGCCCAGGTTAAGTATCCGTATCTGGATACAAAGTTATCAAACAAAGAGCGCGTTGAGAACTTGCTGAGTCTGCTCACACCCGAGGAGAAGGTGGGACTGATGATGAACAAGTCGATCTCGATCGACCGTCTGGGCATCCCTAGCTACAACTGGTGGAGCGAGGCTTGTCATGGTGTGCGTCAGGATGGCTATACGGTTTATCCACAACCCATCGGCATGGCAGCAGCCTTTAATGCACAGCTGTTCTACGATGTATTCTCGCAGGTGTCCGACGAAGCCCGTGCCAACTGGAACCGTACCGACCACAACGATCCTAAGCTGTTTAACGTGCCCATGGGCGTTACCTATTATCCTGGCAACCCTGAGCTTACGTTCTGGTGTCCGAATGTAAATATCTTCCGTGACCCTCGCTGGGGACGCGGACAGGAAACCTGCGGCGAGGACCCTTATCTGAATGCCGTATTAGGCGTACAGACCGTATTGGGTATGCAGGGTAACAACGACAAATACTTTAAAACCCACGCCTGCGCCAAGCACTATGCCGTGCATAGCGGTCCAGAGCCCTTGCGCCACTCTATGAACGTAGAGCCAACCAACCGCGACCTGTGGGAAACTTACCTGCCAGCCTTTAAGGCACTGGTAAAGAAAGGTAACGTGCGCGAGGTGATGTGCGCCTACCAGCGTTTCGAGGGTAAGCCCTGCTGCACCAGCGACCGTTTGTTGATTGATATCCTGCGTAACAAGTGGGGCTACGACGCCATCGTACTGACCGACTGCGACGCTATCAACAACTTCTTTAATCGTGGACAGCACGAAACCCATAAGGATGGCTTGTCGGCCTCGGTTGATGCTGTGTTGAACGGTACCGACCTGGAGTGCGGTAAGGTATTCATGTCGCTGGTTGAGGGACTGAAGAAAGGCCTCATCAAGGAGAGCGACCTTGACAATCATCTGCGTAAGACCCTGATGGGCCGCTTTGAGTTGGGTATGTTCGATCCTGCCGATATGCTACCTTGGGCCAAACTGGGTGCCGATGTGATTAGTAGCGAGAAGAACGATGCGATGGCTGTTCAGGCTGCACGCGAGAGTATGGTACTGCTGGAGAACAAGGCTGGTATCCTGCCACTCTCAAAGAGCATCAAAACACTGGCAGTGCTTGGTCCTAATGCCGACGATGTGAACATGCTGAATGGTAACTATGGTGGCACACCTACTGCCGCCCACCAGCACTCACTGCTCTCAGGTATCAAGGCTGCAGTACCTGGTGCCAAAATCATCTATAACAAAGCTTGCGAACTGAACGACGAATATACCACCATCCACCATCTGCAGGACTTTAACGATGGCAAGGGTGTGAAGGCAGAGTTTTATAATAATAAGGAATTAGCAGGCGAACCTGCCAAGACTGATTACTACAACGAGTTGAACTTCTCGACCTTTGGTGCCTGGGGATTTGCTCAGGGCGTGAATCGCGATACCCTCAGTGTTCGCATCAGCGGTAAGTACACCTCAACTTTTACTGGCGAAATGAAGTACACCCTGACTACTGACAACGGCTACGTGCTGAAGGTAAATGGCGAGGTAGTAGAAGAGGCTCAGGCAGGTGGCCGTCGTGGTTTCTTCGGATTTGGTCGCAAGCCCCAGTACAAGTCGTTCCCTGTTGAGGCAGGTAAGACCTACGACGTAGTCATCGAGTACAAGCATGGTAACGGACAGTTTGCTATGCTGCGTGGCGATATCTGCGAGCGCAACCTGGTTGACTTTACCGACCTGGCCAACCAGGTGAAGGAGGCCGATGCTATCGTGATCATCGGTGGCATCTCAGCCCAGATGGAAGGCGAAGGTGGCGACAAACAGGACATTGAGCTGCCAAAAGTTCAGCAGATGTTGGTAAAAGCTATGCACAAGACTGGCAAGCCTGTTATCTTTGTAAACTGCTCAGGTTCGGCCATTGCCTTTGGTAGTGTCGAGGGCGAGTACGATGCTCTGTTGCAGGCCTGGTATGCTGGTCAGGGTGGTGCTAAGGCTTTGGCCGAGGTGCTGTTTGGCGATTACAACCCTGGTGGAAAACTGCCCGTAACCTTCTATCGCTCTAACAACGACCTGCCCGATTTCCTCGACTACTCGATGAAGAACCGCACCTATCGTTACTTTACAGGTGTGCCTCAGTATGCATTCGGCTATGGTTTGAGCTACACCACCTTTGCGCTCGGCGATGCCAAGATTTCAGCCAAACAGATGAAAAAGAATGGTAAGGTAACCCTGACCGTACCTGTAACCAACACTGGCAAGCGCGAGGGAACCGAGACCGTTCAGGTATATGTAAAGCGTCTCGATGATGCAGGCGCACCTATCAAGGCCCTGAAGGGTTTCCAGAAGCTGAATCTGAAAGCAGGTGAGACACAGAAGGCCACCATAACACTGGATGGCGAGGCATTCGAGTATTACGATGAGATGATCGACGAACTGGCCACAAAGGCAGGTCGCTATCAGATTCTTTACGGTACCTCATCAATGGATAAGGACCTGAAAACCATCGATTTTGTTGTTAAGTAATCAGCGTGTATCAGCACCCCACATCATTTTTTCACGAAGGGTGTTGAAATAACGATGATCAGAACGCTTAACAACCTTGATATCATATGGGGCACGACGGAGCACAATCCTCGTGCCCTCTTTGCATTTCTCCGATCGACCGTCGATAGCCACCAGGAAGTTATGCGAGCGGCTCTCTACATCGAGCTCAATCACCGACGAATCGGCCAACACTATGGGGCGCACATTCAACGAATGGGGCGCAACTGCCGTCATCGAGAACACCTTGGTGCCAGGCACAATGATTGGGCCGCCATTTGAGAGCGAGTAAGCCGTTGAACCCGTAGGAGTAGAAATCACCAGTCCGTCAGCCTGATACGTATTCAGATACTGTCCGTTCACACTGGCACGTATCGAAATCATCGATGCTGTATCGCGTTTCAGGATGGCCACATCATTCAGTGCACAACTGCACTCTCCCAATGGTGCACCATCAGCCTCCACCTGTATCAGCGCACGACTCTCTACCGCATAGTCGTCGTTATAGAGTGCACGCATACAATGTTCGATATCATCGGGACTGATATCAGCCAGGAAACCCAGTCGGCCCATATTTACGCCTAAGATGGGGATATTCTTCTTGCCCACACGGCAAGCCGCCTTCAGGAATGTACCATCACCACCCATCGAAATCACAAAGTCGGCATCAAAATCATTGTCCGAGAAAACCTTAGTAGCCTTCACGTCCAGTCGCTGATTATCCTTCAGGAAGTAATAATACTCCATGTCAACATAGAGCTCCGCGCCATAGTTGGCGATCGTTGAGAGCACCTTCTGGATACTGGCCGATTTGCGGGCCTGATAAATATTGCCCAACAGGGCAAACCTGAGTTTACGATGTTCCATTCTTGTATCTTTTGGGTGCAAAGATATAAAAATTCGTGCAATTCGTGTAATTCGTGCCAAAAAATTTGTATCTTTGCCGTCAGAATAACAAATTATCGAGAATATTATGGCAAAAGTTTATGTTTTCCTAGCAGAAGGTTTCGAGGATGTAGAGGCCTTGATTCCTATAGATGTATTACGTCGTGGAGGTGTTGATGTAACCACCGTTAGCATCTCTGAATTTCCTTTGGTAACGTCGGCCCACGGCGTGAATATCGAAGCTGATATTCTGTTTGAGCAGGGCGAGTTCGATAATGCCGACCTGCTGATGCTGCCAGGTGGTATGCCAGGCGCCAGCAACCTGTTCAACCATTCTGGTTTGTGCGAAGCCCTGAAGGCTCAGTACCAGGCAGGCAAGAAGATATCTGCCATCTGTGCTGCTCCAGGCGTAGTACTCGCCCCACTGGGTATTCTGGAGGGCAAGCAGGCTACTTGCTATCCAGGCTTTGAGAAAGCATTAGCCGAGAATGGTGCCCGCTATACAGGCGATTTGGTAACCGTAGATAGTAACATCACCACTGCCGAGGGTCCTGCAGCAGCTTTCCCCTACGCCTACGAACTGCTCGGACAGTTGGTTGACAAGCAAACTGCCGACCAGATTGCCGAGGGTATGCGCTTTAAACATTTAATGCAGAAATAATGGATTATATTATCATAGTAGCAGGCGGTAAGGGCTTGCGCATGGGGTCGGACATCCCCAAGCAGTTTCTGCCCATTGGTGGCAAGCCCGTACTGATGCGCACACTGGAGCGATTCCGCGAGTACTCTAAGGACATCCAGATTATTCTGGTATTACCCGAAGCCCAGCAGGCCTATTGGCATCAGCTGTGCCAGGAGTACCATTTTGATGTGGAGTACACCTTAGCCAATGGCGGACAAACACGCTTCCACTCAGTACAGAACGGACTGGCCAAGGTACCCGATGATGCTATCGGCGTGGTAGGTGTACACGATGGTGTGCGCCCCTTCCCCAGTATCGAGGTAATTCGTAACTGCTATACGACAGCAAGAGAAAAAAAGGCCGTCATTCCAGTCATCCCCGTTGTTGAGACCGTACGCCATCTGGAAGGCGACCAATCCAAAACAGTGCCTCGCGATGCCTATCGACTGGTGCAGACACCCCAGACCTTCGACATCCAACTGCTGAAGGCAGCCAATCGTCAGCCCTACAACGACGGTTTTACTGATGACGCCTCGGTAGTTGAAGCATTCGGCTACAACATTACCTTGGTAGAAGGCAACCGCGAAAACATCAAGATTACCACTCCCTACGATTTAAAAATCGCAGAGGTTCTTATATAATGGACATACTCAATCAGGATATCAAATACTTACCCGGCGTGGGACCTAACCGTAAGAAGATGCTGAGCAACGAGCTTGGCATTGAGAGTTACGGCGACCTGCTGGAGTACTACCCCTACAAATACGTCGACCGCTCGAAGGTGTACACCATCCACGAGCTTACGGGCGACATGCCGTTTGTACAGGTGGTAGGACATATCCTGAGTTTCGAGACCTTTCCGATGGGCCCGCGTAAGGAGCGCGTAGTGGCACACTTTACAGATGGCACCGGCATCTGTGACCTTACCTGGTTTAATGGTGGCAAATACGCCAAACAGAATTATAAGATAGGTACCGAGTATCTGGTGTTTGGCAAACCCACTGTGTTTAACAACCGCATCAACTTCACCCATCCCGACCTGGATGATGCTTCTAAGGTTGATCTCACAGCGATGGGACTTCAGCCCTATTACAACACCACCGAGAAGATGAAGAAGAGCGGATTGAACTCGCGTGCCATCGAACGACTCACCAAGACGCTCATCGAGAAACTTCCGCCACAACCCGAAACCATCCCCGATTTTATCTACCAGCCCTTGCATCTGGTAGGTCGTGACTTCGCCCTGCGCACGGTACACTATCCACAGAACGCCAAGGACCTGGAGCGTGCCCGATTGCGTTTGAAGTTCGAGGAACTGTTTTTTATACAACTTAATATATTAAGGTACGCGAGCGATCAGCGTCGCAAGTTCCGTGGGTATGTATTCTCTACGGTAGGCGATGTATTCAACACTTTCTATAGTCAGTATCTGCCCTTCCCACTCACAGGTGCCCAGAAGCGTGTGATTAAGGAGATTCGCAAGGATATGGGTTCTGGCCGCCAGATGAACCGATTGTTGCAAGGTGATGTGGGTAGCGGTAAAACACTTGTGGCACTGATGTCAATGCTGATTGCCATCGATAACGGCTATCAGGCCTGTATCATGGCCCCAACCGAAATCCTGGCCGAACAGCATCTGCAAACCATCATGGGATTCCTCAAGGATATGAACCTGCGCGTAGCCCTGCTTACCGGTATGGTAAAGGGGAAACGTCGCGAAGAGGTGCTCGAAGGTCTGTTGGATGGTACCATCAACATTCTGGTGGGCACCCACGCTGTCATCGAGGATACTGTGCAGTTTGCCCGATTAGGCTTTGTGGTGGTCGATGAGCAGCACCGCTTTGGTGTGGCCCAGCGCGCCAAGCTTTGGAGTAAGAGCACTAACCCACCCCACGTATTAGTGATGACTGCCACGCCTATCCCACGCACCTTAGCCATGACTCTGTATGGCGATCTCGACGTGAGCATTATCGACGAGTTGCCTCCAGGCCGTAAGCCCGTACAAACCACACATGTGTTTGATTCGCGTATGACGTCGCTCTACGATGGCATCCGTCGGCAGATTAACGAGGGCCGACAGGTTTACATCGTGTTCCCCCTGATCGAAGAGAGTGCCAAGAGCGACCTAAAGAACCTTGAAGATGGCTTTGAGGTACTGCGCGAAGCCTTCCCCGAGTTCCGGTTGAGTAAGGTACACGGACGTATGAAACCTAAGGACAAAGAGGAGGAGATGCAACGCTTTGTACGTGGTGAGACACAGATACTTGTGGCAACAACGGTGATCGAGGTAGGTGTGAATGTTCCTAACGCCTCAGTCATGGTTATTCTCGAGGCCCAACGCTTCGGACTGGCCCAGTTGCACCAGCTCCGAGGTCGTGTAGGTCGAGGTGCCGACCAGTCGTATTGCATTCTCGTCACTCCCTTCAAACTGAGCGAGGACACCCGCAAGCGTATCGACATTATGTGCGATACCAACGACGGTTTCCGTATAGCCGAGGCCGACCTGAAACTCCGTGGTCCTGGCGACCTGGAAGGCACCCAGCAGAGTGGTATGGCTTTCGATTTAAAGATTGCTGACATAGCCCGCGATGGACAGATTGTGCAGATGGCCCGCGACGAGGCACAAAAGATTATTGACGAGGACCCAGAATGTAACTCTGAGAAATTCAGCATGTTATGGAACCGACTGCGCCAATTACGTAAAACAAATATTAATTGGGCGGCTATATCCTAAAACTATGTTAACTTGTGCTGTTATCGCGCACGTAGTTTAAAAAAAATTACTACCTTTGCAGCAGAAATCTTTTTCTATTGCAAACCATTATGAAGAAATTGTTTATATTTGCCCTGATGTTGATGCTTTCTATGAGCGACCTCGCTCTTGGAAAGGTTAACCCTGACCAGGCTCCAGACGAGGAGGAGATTGGCAACTTCGACTTCATTTATGGAACACAAGACGATTTGAACGAGGCATTCGAGAAGACCGAGATGATTATGAGCGAGGCTTTCTCACACATGGGTGCCCGCTACCGCTCAGGTGGTAAAGGTCCAAGCGCTTTCGACTGCTCTGGCTTTACCAGCTATGTTTACAAGCAGCAAACCGATTTGTTTATCGGTGCTTCATCAAGAGATCAGTATGCACGCAATATCCCCATCACCCGCGATGAGTTGCAGAGTGGCGACCTGGTATTCTTTACCAGTCCACGTTCTGGTCGAGGTGTTGGCCATGTAGGTATCGTGGTTGATGTAGATCCCATCAACAATACATTTACCTTCATTCACGCCAGTACCAATAACGGTATTACTATCAACAGTTCTACCGACTCGGGTTACGCCCGTCGTTACATCGGTGCACGTAGAGTGCAGCAGTAAACGGAAATCGACACATTTAGCCATATTAACCTGAAAAAACAACAAAATATCGGCGAAAGTGTTAAAAGTGAACAAAAAACACCAATATATTTCCGTTTTTCATGCAATATTAGTACCTTTGCACCGGATTTTTTAATTTGATATTAACTCAACTAAGTATATGAACATTAAAAGCTTTAAGAAAATAGCTGTTTTGGCATTCTCAGTTTTTGTTGCAGCCCCCGCGTCTGCACAGGATCTGTTGGCTAAGCAGGCACCAGTCGATCGCAAGATGAAGGCAGTCGACTCGATGGTTCTCAAGCGAATCATTGAGCAGGAGGAGAAGTACAACCCCTCAGCCGACCTCTACGAAGACTGGAATAATGTATATGCCCACCGCGAAACAGTACTCCCCGACTCATTCCGTATCGACCTGAGAGGTTTCCACATGCCTACCGATAGCCGTGTGCTCACCTCAAACTTCGGCGCACGTTGGGGACGTCAGCACAAGGGCCTCGACATCAAAGTATATATTGGTGATACCATCCGCGCCGCCTTCAGCGGTAAGATCCGTATCGTAAAATATGAGCCTAAGGGTTATGGTAAGTACGTAGTTATCCGCCACCACAATGGTCTGGAGACTATCTATGGTCACATGTCAAAGCACCTGGTAGTTGAGAATCAGGAGGTTAAGGCTGGTGATCCTATCGGATTGGGTGGTAACACTGGTCGTAGTACTGGTTCACACCTGCACTTCGAGACACGTCTTTGCGGTGTAGCCCTGAACCCAGCTCTGCTGTTCGACTTCCGCAATCAGGATGTTGTAGGCGATTTCTACATGTTCCGTCGCAGCAAGTACGCTGCTGAGTCGGCTATGGCCACTCGTCTGCGTGGTGTTGGTGGTGTAACCGCTGGCGATAACGATCAGGACGACGAGCTCGAGATTGCAACAGCCCCACGTACATCATCTAATGTACACTTCCACAAGGTTAAGAAGGGCGATACCCTGCAGGCCATTGCCCGCAAGCATCACACCACGATTGCTAAGCTCTGCGAGCTGAACCACATCGGCAAGAACATACGCTTGCGCCCAGGACAAATTTTGAAATACAACTAAAAAAATATCAGGAATCCCGTCAAGTTGACGGGATTTTTTTTGGTATATTGCTCACTTATTTGTATATTTGCGCCATAAACTTAAAACAAAAGCGTATGTACGACAAGGAAAGAGGGCTTTACATAGCCCACTGCTCTAACGGAGCACTGAGTATTACAGGTAAGATGGCCAACCGTCATGGTTTGATTGCTGGTGCCACAGGTACAGGTAAAACCGTTACCCTGCAGGTGATGGCCGAGACCTTCTGCCAGGCAGGTGTACCCTGCTTCATGGCCGATATGAAGGGCGACCTCTCGGGTATCTCGCAGACTGGTAAGCTGAGCGGCTTTATCGAGAAGCGCATGCCCGAATTTGGCATCGAGAATCCTGAGTTCCAGAGTTGTCCTGTACGCTTCTTCGATGTATTTGGCGAACAAGGACATCCCATGCGTGCCACCATCTCACAGATGGGTCCACAGTTGCTCAGTCGTCTGCTCGACCTGAACGAGACACAGGATGGCGTACTGAACATCGTGTTCCGCATTGCCGACGAGCGCGGACTGCTGATTCTCGACCTGAAAGACCTGCGCGCCATGCTCGACTATGTATCGCAGCATGCCAAGGAGTACACCACTAAATATGGTAATATCTCAACTGCTTCGGTAGGCGCCATCCAGCGCGCCCTGTTGCAGTTGGAGAACCAAGGCGCCAACCAGTTCTTTGGCGAGCCCTCGTTCGACATCTTCGACCTGATGCAGACCGAAGGTGGCAAGGGTATCATGAATGTGCTGGCTGCCGATAAGTTGATGATGCAGCCCAAGTTGTACTCTACATTCCTGTTGTGGCTTTTGAGCGAGCTCTACTCTACCCTCCCCGAGGTAGGCGACATGCCGCTGCCTAAGTTGGTATTCTTCTTCGACGAGGCACACATGCTGTTCGACGGCACATCAAAGGCATTGCTCGATAAGATTGAGCAGGTTATCCGTTTGATTCGTTCAAAGGGCGTGGGTATCTACTTTATTACCCAGAGTCCTACCGATATCCCCGAAAACATCCTCGGACAGTTAGGCAACCGTGTGCAGCATGCCCTGCGTGCTTACACACCAAAGGATCAGAAGGCTGTTAAGACCGCTGCCGACACGTTCCGTCCTAACCCAGCATTTAAAACCGACGAGGCCATCATGAACCTGGAGACAGGCGAGGCGCTTGTTAGTTTCCTCGACGAGAAGGGTGCACCCACCATTGTTGAGCGCGCCAAGATTCTGTTCCCGCTCTCGCAGATTGGTGCCATCACCGAGGGGCAGCGTCTCGATATCATCAAGCAGAGTCGCATCTATGGTAAGTACGACACACCAGTGGATCGCGAGAGTGCCTTCGAGGTACTGATGGCCGAAGCCGATCGCGCCCTGCAGGAACAGGAGCAGACCGAAGTTGAGGTTCCACAGCCTGAAGCTAAGGCCGAGAAAAAGAAGTCGGGTATACTGGCAAAGGTAGGAAAGGCCATTCTGACTGCCATCACCTCTACCCTGGCAGCTATGTTAGGCACCTACGTAAGCGATAAGGTAACGGGTAAGAAAACCAAGAGTCGCACCTCGGCAAAAGGTCGCGTAGTGAAAAACGCCACCAGTGCCGCTACCCGAACCATTACCAAGGAACTTACAAGAGACATCCTTGGTAACCTGATTAAGTAATTAAAGATATTCACAAACAGTATAAATATACCGCTGTCGCTCGACGGTGGTATATTTATATTTGGTGGAGTTGATCAGGGATTTCACATCGTGAGTGATGCCAGTGCCGACAAGCTTGGCAGTGGCCTCTTTCATCGTCCAAAAGCGGATGAAAGTGGCTTCGGGATTATCTGACCTTGACATTTCAGCTTTCTCCTCATCGTTCATGGTGTAGTTTACCAGGCTATCCTTGAATTCGCGGATACACTCCACATCTACGCCAACGGGCTTATCGCTGATGACACAGATGGCAGCCTCCTTGCAATGACTCAGATTAAAATATATCTTCGGATGGCCCACAATGCTGGGTTTGCCGTGCTCGTTATAGTCGAAGATGGGATTATCGGTGATGCCATACTCCTGGCGTAAGCCCTCCTTCAACAGCTGGTAGGCCAGCACGCACAAACGCTGCCCCTGTTCGTGTTTAAACTTCAGGGCCTGCTCGCGGCGCTGCTCCGAAATCTCAGCCAATGCCGCTTGCAAGTCAAAATCCCATATCTTCTCGCTTATATATACTCCCATTTTCTTTTTTTTTAGCAATGTCTTTCATACGAAACACCCAATTCGTCAAGTTCTATACATAGAGCATTTTCATATACAGACTCTAAGAAACCTGTCCCTAAAGTACTTAAGACTGTAAAATATGCCTTTAGTATCTTCCCTGATAGTTCTTCGTATAACATAAATCCTAAAATCCTGTAGTCCGTTGCTAAAAAATCATTCAATACCAATCTCAGGTGTGGGGATTTTACGGTTTGGATTCTCCTTGGCACCTAGGGTGATTAGTTCTTGGGCTTTTTGGGTGACGCTTTGACGACCAGTTATCAACTTGTTATTGGTGTTGTCGTAAGCCTTCTGCACAGCCTCAATCTTACTACCCAGGTCGTTATAGCGCTGCACAAAGTCGCCTAAGCGATCCAACAACTGCTCAGCCAAGCCAAATACTTTCTCCTGATTCTCGGCCTGCTGGTTCTGCACCCAGGCAATGTGTATCATGTGCAGAATGCCCAACAGGTTCTGCTCGCCCGTTACAAACACCTTCTTTTCGAAAGCCTCGCGCCACAACGTAGGATCATTGGCCAATGCCAACTGCAGCGATGACTCGAAGGGTACGAACATAATCACGAAATCAATCACATCGCGACCATTCTTCACATACTTCGAGTAGTCCTTACGTGCCAACTCGTTTACATGCTGACGCACACTCTTGATGTGGTCCTGCAGGTAACGCTCCTTATCCTCGGGTGTCTCGGCATTCACGTATTTCTCGTAGGCTACCAACGATACCTTCGAATCGATGATAGCATCCTGCC is a genomic window of Xylanibacter ruminicola 23 containing:
- a CDS encoding NAD kinase yields the protein MEHRKLRFALLGNIYQARKSASIQKVLSTIANYGAELYVDMEYYYFLKDNQRLDVKATKVFSDNDFDADFVISMGGDGTFLKAACRVGKKNIPILGVNMGRLGFLADISPDDIEHCMRALYNDDYAVESRALIQVEADGAPLGECSCALNDVAILKRDTASMISIRASVNGQYLNTYQADGLVISTPTGSTAYSLSNGGPIIVPGTKVFSMTAVAPHSLNVRPIVLADSSVIELDVESRSHNFLVAIDGRSEKCKEGTRIVLRRAPYDIKVVKRSDHRYFNTLREKMMWGADTR
- a CDS encoding 2-C-methyl-D-erythritol 4-phosphate cytidylyltransferase, with product MDYIIIVAGGKGLRMGSDIPKQFLPIGGKPVLMRTLERFREYSKDIQIILVLPEAQQAYWHQLCQEYHFDVEYTLANGGQTRFHSVQNGLAKVPDDAIGVVGVHDGVRPFPSIEVIRNCYTTAREKKAVIPVIPVVETVRHLEGDQSKTVPRDAYRLVQTPQTFDIQLLKAANRQPYNDGFTDDASVVEAFGYNITLVEGNRENIKITTPYDLKIAEVLI
- a CDS encoding M23 family metallopeptidase, which codes for MNIKSFKKIAVLAFSVFVAAPASAQDLLAKQAPVDRKMKAVDSMVLKRIIEQEEKYNPSADLYEDWNNVYAHRETVLPDSFRIDLRGFHMPTDSRVLTSNFGARWGRQHKGLDIKVYIGDTIRAAFSGKIRIVKYEPKGYGKYVVIRHHNGLETIYGHMSKHLVVENQEVKAGDPIGLGGNTGRSTGSHLHFETRLCGVALNPALLFDFRNQDVVGDFYMFRRSKYAAESAMATRLRGVGGVTAGDNDQDDELEIATAPRTSSNVHFHKVKKGDTLQAIARKHHTTIAKLCELNHIGKNIRLRPGQILKYN
- a CDS encoding glycoside hydrolase family 3 C-terminal domain-containing protein, yielding MKRLLTLTIAAMMGASVFAQVKYPYLDTKLSNKERVENLLSLLTPEEKVGLMMNKSISIDRLGIPSYNWWSEACHGVRQDGYTVYPQPIGMAAAFNAQLFYDVFSQVSDEARANWNRTDHNDPKLFNVPMGVTYYPGNPELTFWCPNVNIFRDPRWGRGQETCGEDPYLNAVLGVQTVLGMQGNNDKYFKTHACAKHYAVHSGPEPLRHSMNVEPTNRDLWETYLPAFKALVKKGNVREVMCAYQRFEGKPCCTSDRLLIDILRNKWGYDAIVLTDCDAINNFFNRGQHETHKDGLSASVDAVLNGTDLECGKVFMSLVEGLKKGLIKESDLDNHLRKTLMGRFELGMFDPADMLPWAKLGADVISSEKNDAMAVQAARESMVLLENKAGILPLSKSIKTLAVLGPNADDVNMLNGNYGGTPTAAHQHSLLSGIKAAVPGAKIIYNKACELNDEYTTIHHLQDFNDGKGVKAEFYNNKELAGEPAKTDYYNELNFSTFGAWGFAQGVNRDTLSVRISGKYTSTFTGEMKYTLTTDNGYVLKVNGEVVEEAQAGGRRGFFGFGRKPQYKSFPVEAGKTYDVVIEYKHGNGQFAMLRGDICERNLVDFTDLANQVKEADAIVIIGGISAQMEGEGGDKQDIELPKVQQMLVKAMHKTGKPVIFVNCSGSAIAFGSVEGEYDALLQAWYAGQGGAKALAEVLFGDYNPGGKLPVTFYRSNNDLPDFLDYSMKNRTYRYFTGVPQYAFGYGLSYTTFALGDAKISAKQMKKNGKVTLTVPVTNTGKREGTETVQVYVKRLDDAGAPIKALKGFQKLNLKAGETQKATITLDGEAFEYYDEMIDELATKAGRYQILYGTSSMDKDLKTIDFVVK
- a CDS encoding C40 family peptidase, with protein sequence MKKLFIFALMLMLSMSDLALGKVNPDQAPDEEEIGNFDFIYGTQDDLNEAFEKTEMIMSEAFSHMGARYRSGGKGPSAFDCSGFTSYVYKQQTDLFIGASSRDQYARNIPITRDELQSGDLVFFTSPRSGRGVGHVGIVVDVDPINNTFTFIHASTNNGITINSSTDSGYARRYIGARRVQQ
- a CDS encoding DJ-1 family glyoxalase III, producing the protein MAKVYVFLAEGFEDVEALIPIDVLRRGGVDVTTVSISEFPLVTSAHGVNIEADILFEQGEFDNADLLMLPGGMPGASNLFNHSGLCEALKAQYQAGKKISAICAAPGVVLAPLGILEGKQATCYPGFEKALAENGARYTGDLVTVDSNITTAEGPAAAFPYAYELLGQLVDKQTADQIAEGMRFKHLMQK
- the recG gene encoding ATP-dependent DNA helicase RecG, which translates into the protein MDILNQDIKYLPGVGPNRKKMLSNELGIESYGDLLEYYPYKYVDRSKVYTIHELTGDMPFVQVVGHILSFETFPMGPRKERVVAHFTDGTGICDLTWFNGGKYAKQNYKIGTEYLVFGKPTVFNNRINFTHPDLDDASKVDLTAMGLQPYYNTTEKMKKSGLNSRAIERLTKTLIEKLPPQPETIPDFIYQPLHLVGRDFALRTVHYPQNAKDLERARLRLKFEELFFIQLNILRYASDQRRKFRGYVFSTVGDVFNTFYSQYLPFPLTGAQKRVIKEIRKDMGSGRQMNRLLQGDVGSGKTLVALMSMLIAIDNGYQACIMAPTEILAEQHLQTIMGFLKDMNLRVALLTGMVKGKRREEVLEGLLDGTINILVGTHAVIEDTVQFARLGFVVVDEQHRFGVAQRAKLWSKSTNPPHVLVMTATPIPRTLAMTLYGDLDVSIIDELPPGRKPVQTTHVFDSRMTSLYDGIRRQINEGRQVYIVFPLIEESAKSDLKNLEDGFEVLREAFPEFRLSKVHGRMKPKDKEEEMQRFVRGETQILVATTVIEVGVNVPNASVMVILEAQRFGLAQLHQLRGRVGRGADQSYCILVTPFKLSEDTRKRIDIMCDTNDGFRIAEADLKLRGPGDLEGTQQSGMAFDLKIADIARDGQIVQMARDEAQKIIDEDPECNSEKFSMLWNRLRQLRKTNINWAAIS